A window from Streptomyces sp. NBC_00271 encodes these proteins:
- a CDS encoding potassium-transporting ATPase subunit C produces MNNSVTNTARLLWAGLRALLVLTVVTGVIYPLAITGVAQGLFPGKANGSEIKSDGKVVGSSLIGQSYNLPLKKGQETPDADLKWFQGRPANGLGTNSVNTQYKLILSGATNRSGDNKDLIDWVTAAKKAVIKDNSVNGYTVKPSDVPADAVTSSGSGLDPDISPKYADIQVHRIAEKNGLSVARVQRLVDEHTDGRTLGFMGEPRVNVLELNIALKELVAKS; encoded by the coding sequence ATGAACAACTCGGTTACGAACACTGCCCGGTTGCTCTGGGCGGGCCTGCGCGCGCTGCTGGTGCTCACTGTGGTGACGGGTGTCATCTACCCGCTCGCGATCACCGGTGTCGCCCAGGGCCTGTTCCCCGGCAAGGCGAACGGCTCGGAGATCAAGTCGGACGGCAAGGTCGTCGGCTCCTCGCTGATCGGCCAGTCCTACAACCTGCCGCTGAAGAAGGGCCAGGAGACCCCGGATGCCGACTTGAAGTGGTTCCAGGGCCGCCCCGCGAACGGGCTGGGCACCAACAGTGTCAACACGCAGTACAAGCTGATCCTGTCCGGCGCCACCAACCGTTCCGGCGACAACAAGGACCTGATCGACTGGGTGACCGCAGCCAAGAAGGCCGTCATCAAGGACAACTCGGTCAACGGCTACACGGTCAAACCGTCCGACGTGCCCGCCGACGCGGTCACCTCCTCCGGCTCGGGCCTGGACCCGGACATCTCCCCGAAGTACGCCGACATCCAGGTCCACCGGATCGCGGAGAAGAACGGCCTGTCCGTCGCCCGGGTGCAGAGGCTGGTCGACGAGCACACCGACGGCCGCACCCTCGGCTTCATGGGCGAGCCCCGCGTCAACGTGCTCGAACTCAACATCGCGCTCAAGGAACTCGTGGCGAAGAGCTGA
- a CDS encoding NUDIX domain-containing protein, protein METRGPWRRHREEQRYATPRLVVYQDEITLPDGQPGHYDWVRVPDLVRVAALVDGRLLMIEQYHYLTGSMWQLPGGNVDADDQGHEAAARRELAEETGYRGGRWTPRGVVHPMPGLTPARVHLWSAEGLTPGEPAPESGEVDLQVRHLSLDEAVRAVRDGRIGCASSAALVLAVAAPR, encoded by the coding sequence ATGGAGACCCGAGGACCATGGCGAAGACACCGCGAGGAGCAGAGGTACGCGACACCCCGCCTGGTGGTGTACCAGGACGAGATCACCCTGCCCGACGGGCAGCCAGGCCACTACGACTGGGTGCGCGTACCGGATCTGGTCCGGGTTGCGGCGCTGGTCGACGGGCGGCTGCTGATGATCGAGCAGTACCACTACCTCACCGGATCCATGTGGCAGCTGCCCGGCGGCAACGTCGACGCGGACGATCAGGGCCATGAGGCGGCCGCACGGCGCGAACTCGCCGAGGAGACCGGCTACCGCGGCGGCCGCTGGACCCCGAGGGGCGTCGTTCACCCCATGCCGGGACTGACCCCGGCACGTGTCCACCTCTGGAGTGCCGAGGGACTCACCCCGGGAGAGCCGGCACCGGAGTCCGGGGAGGTGGATCTCCAGGTGCGTCACCTGTCCCTGGACGAGGCCGTACGGGCCGTGCGCGACGGCCGGATCGGATGTGCGTCCAGCGCGGCCCTCGTCCTGGCCGTGGCCGCCCCTCGTTGA
- a CDS encoding response regulator yields MTRVLVVEDDPQLVRALVINLQARRYGVDPAPDGTTALRIAAARQPDVVLLDLGLPDMDGTDVIRALRGWTRVPILVLSARRASDEKVAALDAGADDYITKPFSMDELLARLRAAVRRRDDVSPAPETTLVTTDGFTIDLLAKKATRAGHDVRLTPTEWHLLEILVTNPGRLITQKHLLAEVWGASQSNKTNYLRVYMAQLRRKLETDPAHPRYLITEPGMGYRFES; encoded by the coding sequence ATGACCCGGGTACTGGTGGTGGAGGACGATCCTCAGCTCGTCCGGGCCCTCGTGATCAACCTGCAGGCCCGCAGATACGGAGTCGACCCCGCCCCCGACGGCACCACCGCACTGCGTATCGCCGCCGCCCGCCAGCCCGACGTGGTCCTGCTCGACCTCGGCCTGCCCGACATGGACGGCACCGACGTCATCAGGGCCCTGCGCGGCTGGACCCGCGTACCGATCCTCGTCCTGTCCGCCCGCCGCGCCTCCGACGAGAAGGTCGCGGCCCTGGACGCGGGCGCCGACGACTACATCACCAAACCCTTCAGCATGGACGAACTCCTCGCCCGGCTGCGCGCCGCCGTCCGCCGCCGGGACGACGTTTCGCCGGCCCCCGAGACGACACTCGTCACGACCGACGGCTTCACCATCGACCTCCTCGCCAAGAAGGCCACCCGCGCCGGGCACGACGTACGCCTCACCCCGACCGAATGGCACCTGCTGGAGATCCTGGTCACCAACCCCGGCCGGCTCATCACACAGAAACACCTCCTGGCCGAGGTCTGGGGAGCCAGCCAGAGCAACAAGACCAACTACCTGCGGGTCTACATGGCCCAACTCCGCCGCAAACTCGAGACGGACCCCGCCCACCCCCGCTACCTCATCACCGAACCCGGCATGGGATACCGCTTCGAAAGCTGA
- the kdpA gene encoding potassium-transporting ATPase subunit KdpA yields the protein MSPVLAGVLQLLALIAALALAYVPLGDYMAKVYSSDKHWRVEKWIYKGIGANPNTEMRWPAYLRGVLAFSAVGVLFLYLLQRLQGHLPGSLGFAAIDPDQAFNTAASFVTNTNWQSYYGEQAMGHVVQTGGLAVQNFVSAAVGIAVAVALVRGFSRSRTGELGNFWADLVRGTVRILLPLSVVAAIILVACGAIQNFSGIHSVGQFMGGSQQWNGGAVASQEAIKEVGTNGGGYFNANSAHPFENPTPFSNLFEIFLLLVIPFSLTRTFGRMVGSLRQGYAILATMATIWLGFIALMMWTEFAHHGPAFQIAGGAMEGKENRFGVGASSIFAVSTTLTSTGAVDSFHSSFTGLGGGITILGMQLGEIAPGGTGSGLYGMLIMAVIAVFIAGLMVGRTPEYLGKKIGTREIKFAACYILITPALVLVFTAAAMALPTPGHSMTNSGAHGFSEILYAYTSGANNNGSAFAGLNADTQWFNSTIGIVMLLGRFLPMVFVLALAGSLAEQKPVPATAGTLRTEKPLFTGLLVGAILIITGLTYFPALALGPLAEGLAS from the coding sequence ATGAGTCCCGTTCTTGCCGGCGTGCTCCAGTTGCTCGCGCTGATAGCGGCGCTGGCTCTCGCCTATGTCCCTCTTGGCGACTACATGGCCAAGGTCTACTCCTCCGACAAGCACTGGCGTGTGGAGAAGTGGATCTACAAGGGTATCGGTGCGAATCCGAACACGGAGATGCGCTGGCCCGCGTACCTGCGTGGCGTACTCGCCTTCTCCGCGGTCGGTGTCCTGTTCCTCTATCTGCTGCAGCGGCTGCAGGGTCATCTGCCCGGCTCGCTCGGCTTTGCCGCGATCGACCCGGACCAGGCGTTCAACACCGCCGCGTCCTTCGTCACCAACACCAACTGGCAGTCGTACTACGGCGAGCAGGCCATGGGCCACGTCGTGCAGACCGGCGGCCTGGCGGTGCAGAACTTCGTCTCCGCCGCGGTCGGCATCGCGGTGGCTGTCGCGCTGGTGCGCGGCTTCTCGCGCTCCCGTACCGGTGAGCTCGGCAACTTCTGGGCCGACCTGGTGCGCGGCACGGTCCGCATCCTGCTGCCGCTCTCGGTCGTCGCCGCGATCATCCTGGTCGCCTGCGGCGCGATCCAGAACTTCTCCGGGATCCACTCGGTGGGCCAGTTCATGGGCGGCTCGCAGCAGTGGAACGGTGGCGCGGTCGCCTCGCAGGAGGCCATCAAGGAGGTGGGCACCAACGGTGGCGGTTACTTCAACGCCAACTCCGCCCACCCCTTCGAGAACCCCACCCCCTTCTCGAACCTTTTCGAGATCTTCCTGCTGCTGGTCATCCCGTTCTCACTGACCCGCACCTTCGGCCGCATGGTCGGCTCGCTGCGGCAGGGCTACGCGATCCTCGCCACGATGGCCACGATCTGGCTCGGCTTCATCGCCCTGATGATGTGGACCGAGTTCGCCCACCACGGTCCGGCGTTCCAGATCGCGGGCGGCGCGATGGAGGGCAAGGAGAACCGCTTCGGTGTCGGCGCCTCGTCGATCTTCGCGGTGTCCACGACGCTGACGTCGACGGGTGCGGTGGACTCCTTCCACTCCTCGTTCACGGGTCTGGGCGGCGGTATCACCATCCTGGGTATGCAGCTGGGCGAGATCGCGCCCGGTGGTACCGGTTCCGGTCTCTACGGCATGCTGATCATGGCGGTCATCGCGGTGTTCATCGCCGGTCTGATGGTCGGCCGCACCCCCGAGTACCTGGGCAAGAAGATCGGCACCCGCGAGATCAAGTTCGCGGCCTGCTACATCCTCATCACCCCGGCGCTGGTGCTCGTCTTCACCGCCGCGGCGATGGCCCTGCCCACCCCGGGCCACTCCATGACCAACTCGGGCGCGCATGGTTTCTCCGAGATCCTGTACGCCTACACCTCGGGTGCCAACAACAACGGTTCCGCGTTCGCGGGTCTGAACGCGGACACGCAGTGGTTCAACAGCACGATCGGCATCGTGATGCTGCTGGGCCGGTTCCTGCCGATGGTGTTCGTGCTGGCGCTGGCGGGTTCGCTGGCCGAGCAGAAGCCGGTCCCGGCGACCGCGGGCACCCTGCGCACGGAGAAGCCGCTGTTCACCGGTCTGCTGGTGGGCGCGATTCTGATCATCACCGGTCTGACCTACTTCCCTGCGCTCGCGCTGGGTCCGCTGGCCGAGGGGCTGGCGTCATGA
- the kdpB gene encoding potassium-transporting ATPase subunit KdpB has protein sequence MSTVTPTRAPHSDVPTGHKDEGRVGAGLFDPKQLLKSLPDAFRKLDPRVMIKSPVMFVVLVGSVLTTVFSFKDPGDWFGWAISAWLWLTVIFANLAEAVAEGRGKAQADTLRKAKTDTVARRLNGDVEEHVPGTELRVGDLVVCEAGDIIPGDGDVVEGVASVDESAITGESAPVIRESGGDRSAVTGGTKVLSDRIVIKITTKPGETFIDRMIALVEGAARQKTPNEIALNILLASLTIVFLLAVATLPPFADYAGTHLTMVVLVALLVCLIPTTIGALLSAIGIAGMDRLVQRNVLAMSGRAVEAAGDVSTLLLDKTGTITLGNRQASEFVPVTGTTEAEVADAAQLSSLADETPEGRSIVVLAKEKYGLRERHQGELAGAEWIAFTAQTRMSGVDVDGRRIRKGAAGSVITWVQEQGGTVSKDADTLANRISEAGGTPLLVAVEDTDGARILGVIHLKDVVKEGMRERFDELRRMGIKTIMITGDNPLTAKAIADEAGVDDFLAEATPEDKMALIKREQAGGKLVAMTGDGTNDAPALAQADVGVAMNTGTSAAKEAGNMVDLDSNPTKLIEIVEIGKQLLITRGALTTFSIANDVAKYFAIIPALFAAVYPGLDKLNIMHLSSPDSAILSAVIFNALIIIALVPLALRGVQYRPVSADKMLRRNLGIYGIGGLIAPFIGIKIIDLLISLIPGIG, from the coding sequence ATGTCCACAGTCACTCCGACCCGGGCGCCGCACAGTGATGTGCCGACCGGTCACAAGGACGAAGGAAGGGTCGGCGCGGGTCTGTTCGACCCGAAGCAGCTGCTGAAGTCGCTGCCGGACGCCTTCCGCAAGCTCGACCCGCGGGTGATGATCAAGTCGCCCGTCATGTTCGTGGTGCTGGTCGGCTCGGTCCTGACGACGGTGTTCTCGTTCAAGGACCCGGGTGACTGGTTCGGCTGGGCGATCAGTGCCTGGCTGTGGCTGACCGTGATCTTCGCCAACCTGGCGGAGGCGGTGGCCGAGGGCCGCGGCAAGGCGCAGGCGGACACCCTGCGCAAGGCCAAGACGGACACGGTGGCCCGCCGCCTCAACGGAGACGTGGAGGAGCACGTCCCCGGCACCGAACTGCGCGTCGGCGACCTGGTCGTCTGCGAGGCGGGCGACATCATCCCCGGTGACGGTGACGTCGTCGAGGGTGTGGCCTCCGTGGACGAGTCGGCGATCACGGGTGAGTCGGCCCCGGTCATCCGCGAGTCCGGCGGTGACCGCAGTGCCGTCACCGGCGGTACGAAGGTGCTCTCGGACCGGATCGTCATCAAGATCACGACGAAGCCGGGCGAGACGTTCATTGACCGGATGATCGCTCTGGTCGAGGGCGCGGCCCGGCAGAAGACGCCGAACGAGATCGCGCTGAACATCCTGCTCGCGTCGCTCACGATCGTCTTCCTGCTCGCGGTGGCGACCCTGCCGCCGTTCGCGGACTACGCGGGCACGCACCTGACGATGGTCGTCCTGGTGGCCCTGCTGGTGTGCCTGATCCCGACCACGATCGGCGCACTCCTGTCCGCGATCGGCATCGCGGGCATGGACCGGCTGGTCCAGCGCAACGTCCTGGCCATGTCCGGCCGTGCGGTTGAGGCGGCCGGTGACGTCTCCACGCTGCTGCTGGACAAGACGGGCACCATCACCCTGGGCAACCGCCAGGCCTCCGAGTTCGTGCCGGTGACCGGCACCACCGAGGCCGAGGTGGCGGATGCCGCGCAGTTGTCGTCGCTGGCTGATGAGACGCCCGAGGGCCGTTCCATCGTCGTGCTGGCGAAGGAGAAGTACGGGCTGCGCGAGCGGCACCAGGGCGAACTCGCGGGGGCCGAGTGGATCGCCTTCACCGCCCAGACCCGTATGTCGGGTGTGGACGTCGACGGACGCAGGATCCGCAAGGGCGCGGCCGGTTCGGTCATCACCTGGGTCCAGGAACAGGGCGGCACCGTCTCCAAGGACGCCGACACCCTCGCCAACCGCATCTCCGAAGCGGGCGGCACGCCGCTGCTGGTGGCCGTCGAGGACACCGACGGCGCCCGCATCCTGGGTGTCATCCACCTGAAGGATGTCGTCAAGGAGGGCATGCGGGAGCGGTTCGACGAGCTGCGCCGGATGGGCATCAAGACCATCATGATCACGGGTGACAACCCGCTGACGGCCAAGGCGATCGCGGACGAGGCCGGCGTCGACGACTTCCTCGCGGAGGCGACTCCCGAGGACAAGATGGCGCTGATCAAGCGGGAGCAGGCGGGCGGCAAGCTCGTCGCGATGACCGGTGACGGCACCAACGACGCCCCCGCGCTGGCCCAGGCCGACGTCGGCGTGGCGATGAACACCGGTACGTCGGCCGCGAAGGAGGCCGGCAACATGGTCGACCTCGACTCCAACCCGACCAAGCTCATCGAGATCGTCGAGATCGGCAAGCAGCTCCTCATCACCCGGGGTGCGCTGACGACGTTCTCGATCGCCAACGACGTCGCGAAGTACTTCGCGATCATCCCGGCGCTGTTCGCGGCGGTCTACCCGGGCCTGGACAAGCTGAACATCATGCACCTGTCCTCGCCCGACTCGGCGATCCTGTCCGCGGTCATCTTCAACGCGCTGATCATCATCGCGCTGGTCCCGCTCGCCCTGCGGGGTGTGCAGTACCGGCCGGTGAGCGCGGACAAGATGCTGCGGCGCAACCTCGGGATCTACGGCATCGGCGGCCTGATCGCCCCCTTCATCGGCATCAAGATCATCGACCTGCTCATCTCCCTCATCCCCGGAATCGGCTGA
- a CDS encoding PucR family transcriptional regulator — protein sequence MAWQHPSERTCDLLRQGAEIALNSLQEWLDEIDEATLAAVTMRAIAQDPALRAATRRINRAHLTFWASETVRDPGAPVPAYTGPDSLSHARDLVRRGLDESALDSYRVGQNAAWRRWMQTAFTLTSDPDELRELLDASARSVSGFLDATIVDIAARMAAEREELTHGTHAERREIVTLLVEGAPISRQRAEARLGYALDRTHTAAVVWSEEPAPEPGHLERATEALAQTAGVQQPLTVIVGAATLWVWLPGPAAPDTGLLSRLLDPLPGVRIAVGPPAGGREGFRRSHLAALTTQRMLARLRSPRRVAGFDDVQLSSLISQDVEQADDFVKTTLGDLATASPELRHAVLTYIQAQCNTTRAAGRLFTHRNTLLRQLDRADQLLPKPLEDHTVKVAVALDLLQWRGSD from the coding sequence ATGGCCTGGCAGCACCCTTCCGAACGTACATGCGATTTGCTTCGGCAGGGTGCGGAGATCGCACTCAACAGTCTGCAGGAGTGGCTCGACGAGATCGACGAGGCGACCTTGGCGGCGGTGACCATGCGAGCCATCGCGCAGGACCCCGCCCTGCGCGCCGCCACACGGCGGATCAACCGCGCCCACCTGACGTTCTGGGCGTCGGAGACCGTGCGCGACCCCGGCGCGCCGGTACCCGCGTACACCGGCCCGGACAGTCTCAGCCACGCCCGCGACCTGGTACGCCGGGGGCTCGACGAATCGGCCCTCGACTCCTACCGCGTCGGACAGAACGCGGCCTGGCGGCGCTGGATGCAGACCGCCTTCACCCTGACCTCCGACCCCGACGAACTGCGCGAGCTGCTCGATGCCTCGGCGCGCTCCGTCTCGGGCTTCCTCGACGCCACGATCGTCGACATCGCCGCACGTATGGCCGCCGAGCGCGAAGAGTTGACCCACGGCACCCACGCCGAACGTCGCGAGATCGTCACCCTGCTGGTCGAGGGCGCACCCATCAGCCGACAACGGGCGGAAGCACGCCTGGGCTACGCCCTCGACCGGACACACACCGCCGCCGTCGTGTGGAGCGAGGAACCGGCCCCCGAACCGGGCCACCTCGAGCGGGCGACCGAGGCTCTGGCGCAGACGGCCGGAGTGCAGCAGCCGCTCACCGTGATCGTCGGCGCGGCCACTCTGTGGGTGTGGCTGCCCGGACCCGCCGCACCCGACACCGGCCTGCTGAGCCGGCTCCTCGACCCGCTGCCGGGCGTCCGGATCGCCGTAGGCCCGCCCGCCGGGGGCAGGGAGGGCTTCCGGCGCAGCCACCTCGCCGCGCTGACCACCCAGCGCATGCTCGCCAGGCTCCGTTCGCCGCGTCGAGTCGCCGGTTTCGACGACGTCCAGCTCAGCAGCCTGATCAGCCAGGACGTCGAACAGGCCGACGACTTCGTCAAGACCACCCTCGGCGACCTCGCCACGGCGAGCCCGGAACTGAGGCACGCCGTCCTCACGTACATCCAGGCCCAGTGCAACACGACCCGCGCCGCCGGCCGGCTCTTCACCCACCGCAACACCCTGCTCCGGCAGCTCGACCGAGCCGACCAACTGCTTCCGAAGCCGCTCGAGGACCACACCGTCAAGGTCGCCGTCGCCCTCGATCTGCTCCAGTGGCGTGGCAGCGACTGA
- a CDS encoding class I SAM-dependent methyltransferase: MDTAAADRPSATYDRIGFGHSDIRRPDPQLHALIGQALGDARTVVNVGAGTGSYEPEGVDVTAVDPSQVMLDQHPGTKRVKAGAQALPFADGSFDAAMAIMTLHHWPDLHRGLGELRRVADRQVVFTWDPTHRPELWLLEEYLPEIRELDHARFTPVTEVADALNAHTMSPFSIPHDFTDGFQRAYWRRPECYLDPVIRQASSTFAQLPPSVVEPAIARLRADLDSGTWHRRHADLLAQQTMDYGYRLLIAGG, translated from the coding sequence ATGGACACCGCCGCTGCCGACCGTCCGTCGGCGACCTACGACCGCATCGGTTTCGGACACAGCGACATCCGGCGCCCTGACCCCCAATTGCACGCCTTGATCGGCCAGGCACTGGGAGATGCCCGCACCGTCGTCAATGTCGGTGCCGGTACCGGCTCCTACGAGCCGGAAGGCGTCGACGTGACCGCAGTCGATCCCTCCCAGGTCATGCTCGACCAGCACCCTGGGACGAAGAGGGTGAAGGCCGGGGCCCAAGCGCTGCCGTTCGCTGACGGTTCCTTCGACGCGGCCATGGCCATCATGACCCTCCACCACTGGCCCGACCTGCACCGCGGACTCGGCGAACTGCGCCGCGTCGCCGACAGGCAGGTCGTCTTCACCTGGGATCCCACGCACCGGCCGGAGTTGTGGCTGCTCGAGGAGTACCTGCCGGAGATCCGTGAGCTGGACCACGCCCGCTTCACCCCTGTGACCGAGGTCGCCGACGCGCTCAACGCGCATACCATGTCGCCCTTTTCCATCCCGCACGACTTCACCGACGGCTTCCAGCGCGCCTACTGGCGCCGACCGGAGTGCTACCTCGACCCGGTCATCCGCCAGGCCAGCTCCACCTTCGCGCAGCTGCCGCCGTCCGTCGTGGAGCCGGCGATCGCCCGGCTCCGCGCCGACCTCGACTCCGGCACCTGGCACCGGCGCCACGCCGACCTGCTGGCTCAGCAAACCATGGACTACGGATATCGCCTGCTCATCGCGGGCGGGTAG
- the kdpF gene encoding K(+)-transporting ATPase subunit F: MTAENIVGLVVAVALLGYLVLALIFPERF; this comes from the coding sequence GTGACCGCCGAGAACATTGTCGGCCTGGTCGTGGCCGTCGCCCTGCTGGGCTATCTCGTCCTCGCCCTGATCTTCCCGGAGAGGTTCTGA
- a CDS encoding SGNH/GDSL hydrolase family protein has protein sequence MTNHLRTVLIGVFLACATLVAAVGISRHTSGTDPAGVATPRGPYVALGDSYTAGPRIPDRTGAPAGCDRSDHDYPALVAERLGLRAADFRDLSCSGATVADLTAPQSTDDGTNPAQLSALSAGTRLVTLGIGGNDIGFASLVTMCVKAGVFYDMTGRGKYTGDDAPCRGKYVSGDTDDVQRKIDTAGERLSEALAEVKRRAPKARVYVVGYPAILPAHGSGCADDLTLAPGDATYLHDKEQQLNAVLRQRAQDAGAGYVDTYKPSAGRDACSGRDTRWIEPLLPSLPAAPMHPNERGARGMADAVLRAVGAPR, from the coding sequence ATGACGAATCACCTACGGACCGTGCTGATCGGCGTCTTCCTCGCCTGCGCCACCCTGGTCGCCGCGGTCGGCATCAGCCGTCACACCTCGGGCACCGACCCGGCCGGCGTCGCGACGCCACGGGGACCGTATGTGGCGCTCGGCGACTCCTACACCGCCGGGCCACGGATCCCCGACCGGACCGGAGCCCCCGCCGGGTGCGATCGCTCCGACCACGACTACCCGGCGCTGGTCGCCGAGCGGCTGGGGCTGCGGGCGGCCGACTTCCGCGACCTGAGCTGCAGCGGGGCCACCGTCGCCGACCTGACGGCGCCGCAGTCCACCGACGACGGCACCAACCCGGCCCAGCTGTCGGCACTGTCCGCCGGGACGCGGCTGGTCACCCTCGGCATCGGCGGCAACGACATCGGCTTCGCCTCGCTGGTCACCATGTGCGTCAAGGCGGGCGTGTTCTATGACATGACCGGCCGCGGCAAGTACACCGGGGACGACGCGCCGTGCCGGGGGAAGTACGTCTCCGGCGACACCGACGACGTACAGCGGAAGATCGACACGGCGGGTGAGCGGCTGTCCGAAGCACTGGCCGAGGTGAAGCGCCGTGCCCCGAAGGCCCGTGTGTACGTCGTGGGATACCCGGCGATCCTGCCGGCCCATGGCTCCGGATGCGCCGACGACCTGACCCTCGCACCCGGTGACGCGACCTACCTCCACGACAAGGAACAGCAGCTCAACGCCGTGCTGCGTCAGCGGGCGCAGGACGCCGGGGCCGGATACGTCGACACGTACAAGCCCTCCGCCGGCCGTGACGCCTGCTCGGGCAGGGACACCCGCTGGATCGAGCCGCTGCTGCCCAGCCTTCCCGCCGCCCCGATGCATCCCAACGAGCGTGGCGCGCGCGGCATGGCCGACGCGGTGCTGCGCGCGGTCGGGGCCCCGCGGTGA
- a CDS encoding APC family permease, whose protein sequence is MSVLTIEPGASPADEEPPDTGERHRLTALTGLAALSLDAMASVAYGPEAIVLVLAGAGAHGLGFTLPVTLAIAGLLAVLVASYRQVIAAFPDGGGSYAVARRHLGARTSLVAAASLVLDYVLNVAVAVTAGVAALTSAFPGLYGERLWWCLAVLVLITGVNLRGIVESARVFIVPTAVFVVSVLVLIGVGLFRSAPVSTVAAAGHASVLAGNATTVGALLLLKAFASGCSALTGVEALANAVPSFRVPRVRRAQRAEVALGAVLGVMLIGLSVLISRFHLQPVAGVTVLAQLADASLGHNWAFYVIQFATMVLLALSANTSFGGLPVLLKLLARDNYLPHVFALKAERQVHRHGVLALALVSAALLVFSGGDTNTLVPLFAIGVFIGFTVAQVGMVRHWRGERGRGWRGRAVLNGLGAVLTGVSAVVVTATKFAEGAWLIVIAVPLLVAAFETVHRAYGRIGERLGLGRIPEPPHRDRSLVIVPVSNLSRLTVEALNAAASLGDEVRAVTVCHPDTEDRAQAHALARDWARWDPGVPLVQLTSERRTVGRPIAEYVGEAAAAEPGTRVTVLIPEVEPDRLWQRLLQNQRGAVVAHAVRRDTDAVICRLRFRIY, encoded by the coding sequence ATGTCTGTCCTGACCATCGAGCCGGGGGCGAGCCCCGCCGACGAGGAGCCGCCCGATACCGGTGAGCGTCATCGCTTGACGGCCCTGACGGGTCTGGCTGCTCTGTCGCTGGATGCGATGGCCTCGGTGGCGTACGGGCCGGAGGCGATCGTTCTGGTGCTGGCGGGGGCGGGTGCGCACGGTCTGGGTTTCACGTTGCCGGTGACGCTGGCCATTGCGGGGCTGCTGGCGGTGCTGGTGGCTTCGTACCGGCAGGTGATCGCCGCGTTTCCGGACGGTGGCGGGTCGTATGCGGTGGCCAGGAGGCATCTGGGTGCGCGTACGAGTCTGGTGGCGGCGGCGTCGCTGGTTCTGGACTACGTGCTGAATGTGGCGGTGGCCGTGACCGCGGGGGTGGCGGCGCTGACGTCGGCGTTTCCTGGGCTGTACGGGGAGCGGCTGTGGTGGTGTCTGGCCGTGCTGGTGCTGATCACGGGGGTGAATCTGCGGGGCATCGTGGAGTCGGCGCGTGTGTTCATCGTGCCGACGGCGGTGTTCGTCGTGTCGGTGCTGGTGCTGATCGGGGTGGGTCTGTTCCGGTCCGCGCCGGTGAGCACCGTGGCCGCGGCCGGGCATGCCTCGGTTCTTGCGGGCAATGCGACCACGGTCGGGGCGCTGCTGTTGCTGAAGGCGTTCGCTTCGGGGTGCAGTGCGCTCACGGGTGTGGAGGCGCTGGCCAATGCTGTGCCGTCGTTCCGTGTGCCGCGGGTGCGCCGGGCGCAGCGGGCGGAGGTGGCGCTGGGGGCGGTCCTGGGGGTGATGCTGATCGGTCTGTCGGTTCTCATCTCGCGTTTTCATCTTCAGCCGGTGGCGGGTGTCACGGTGCTGGCCCAGCTCGCGGATGCCTCGCTGGGCCACAACTGGGCTTTTTATGTGATCCAGTTCGCGACGATGGTCTTGCTGGCGCTGTCCGCGAACACGTCGTTCGGTGGTCTGCCGGTGCTGTTGAAGCTGCTGGCCCGGGACAACTATCTTCCGCATGTCTTCGCGTTGAAGGCGGAGCGGCAGGTGCACCGGCATGGTGTGCTCGCGCTGGCCCTGGTCTCGGCGGCTCTGCTGGTCTTTTCTGGTGGGGACACGAACACTCTGGTGCCGCTGTTCGCGATCGGTGTCTTCATCGGCTTCACGGTTGCGCAGGTGGGGATGGTTCGGCACTGGCGTGGTGAGCGGGGGAGGGGGTGGCGGGGCAGGGCGGTGCTGAACGGTTTGGGTGCGGTGCTCACGGGTGTCTCGGCGGTCGTGGTGACGGCGACCAAGTTCGCCGAGGGTGCTTGGCTGATAGTGATCGCCGTGCCGTTGCTGGTGGCTGCCTTCGAGACGGTGCACCGGGCGTATGGGCGGATCGGTGAGCGGCTGGGCCTGGGGCGGATTCCCGAGCCGCCGCACCGGGACCGTTCCCTGGTGATCGTTCCGGTGTCGAACCTGTCCCGGCTGACCGTGGAGGCACTGAACGCCGCCGCCTCCCTCGGCGACGAAGTACGCGCCGTCACGGTGTGCCACCCCGACACCGAGGACCGCGCCCAGGCCCACGCGCTGGCCCGCGACTGGGCACGGTGGGACCCCGGAGTACCGCTCGTCCAGCTCACTTCCGAGCGCCGTACCGTGGGGCGCCCGATCGCCGAGTACGTGGGCGAGGCGGCCGCCGCGGAGCCCGGCACCCGCGTCACCGTGCTGATCCCCGAGGTCGAGCCGGACCGGCTGTGGCAGCGGCTGCTCCAGAACCAGCGGGGCGCGGTCGTCGCCCACGCGGTGCGCCGTGACACGGACGCGGTGATCTGCCGGCTGCGGTTCCGCATCTACTGA